From the genome of Candidatus Competibacteraceae bacterium:
AAAGTCAGGGAAATCACCCGGTTCGTATCGATACCCAGCAGGTTGGTCATCGTCAGATCCTGAGAGCAGGCGCGACAGGCTCGCCCCAGGCGCGAACGGGCGATGAACAGAGTCAGTGCAGTCATGAAAACCACGGTCACGACGGCGATCAACACCTGCATATAGGACAGATAGACCTGAAAACCGTCTTCGGGGCCAAATCGCCAGCCGCCGCTGATCAGCGGTTGCATGGATAAATCCCGGGCGCCTTGGCCGATCTGTACATAGTTTTGCAGAAAGATGGACATACCAATCGCTGAGATCAACGGTATCAAGCGGGGTCTGCCGCGCAACGGTCGATAGGCCACCCGCTCGATGGTCCAACCATAGGCGCTGGTAATCACAATACTGACCACCAGGGTGAACAGTAAAATCAGGGGAACCGTCTCTACGCCGAATTGCACGGTGAGTGCGGTGATGGTGAGCAACCCGATATAGGCGCTGATCATGTAAATCTCGCCGTGAGCGAAATTGATCATACCGATGATGCCATACACCATGGTGTAGCCGATGGCGATCAGGGCATAGATGCTGCCCAAGGTCAGGCCGTTGATGACCTGCTGAAAGAATTCGAGCATGGAGTAACCGGATGTGGGCGCTGGGCGGGCGATGTAGCATGGGTTTCCAGCCCGTTCAAACACAGGCTGGAAACCCATGCTGCCTTGAACAGTTACTTGACCGGCGTCTTGGTCGCGTCGGCGTGCCACTCGAAGATTACGAACTGGAATTCCTTCAGGTCGCCGTTCTCCTTGAAGGCCACCTTGCCGATCGGCGTGTCGAAGCTGTGCTTGCGGATATAGTCAGCCAGTTTGACCGGATCTTCGGTCTTAGCACCCTTGATCGCGTCCACGATAATTTGCACCGCCGAGTAGGAGGGCATCACAAAGGGGCCAGTAGGATCCTGGCTCTTGTCCTTGAAGGCCTTAACCAGGTTGGCGTTGGCCGGGTCGGCGCTGAAATCAGCCGGCAACGTGACCAGCAACCCTTCCGAGGCTGGACCGGCGATGGCGCTGATATCCTTGTTGCCGACGCCCTCGGGTCCCATGAATCCCGCATCAAAGCCCTGCTCCCGGCATTGGCGGAGAATCAGGCCCAGTTCCGGGTGGTAGCCGCCGTAATAAACGAAATCGACATTCGCGCTTTTCATTTTGGTGCAGAGCGCGGAAAAATCGGTTTGTCCCTTGCTCACGCCTTCGAACAGGGCCACCTTGACACCCTTGGCCTCGACGGTTTTCTTGACTTCCTCGGCAATCCCCTGACCGTACTGCTGTTTGTCATGGATCACCGCCATGTTTGTGGGCTTGATCTGCTCAGCGATGTATTTTCCGGCGGTCGGTCCCTGCTGGTCATCGGTACCGATGGTGCGGAATACCATTTTGTAGCCCTGGTGAGTGATATCCGGGTTGGTGGCCGCCGGGGTGATCATCAGAATGCCTTCGTCCTCGTACAGCTTGGAGGCCGGCTGGGTCGAACCGGAACACAGGTGACCGACCACATATTTGATCTTGTCATTCACAATCTGGTTGGCGACGGCAACCGCCTGCTTGGGCTCGCAGACATCGTCCATCAACACGGCTTCCAACTGCTTGCCGTTGACGCCGCCCTTGGCATTGATTTGCTCAACCGCCATCTGGGCACCCATCATCTGCATGTCGCCGTACTGGGCAACCGGGCCGGT
Proteins encoded in this window:
- the livH gene encoding high-affinity branched-chain amino acid ABC transporter permease LivH: MLEFFQQVINGLTLGSIYALIAIGYTMVYGIIGMINFAHGEIYMISAYIGLLTITALTVQFGVETVPLILLFTLVVSIVITSAYGWTIERVAYRPLRGRPRLIPLISAIGMSIFLQNYVQIGQGARDLSMQPLISGGWRFGPEDGFQVYLSYMQVLIAVVTVVFMTALTLFIARSRLGRACRACSQDLTMTNLLGIDTNRVISLTFVLGAALAAVAGVLISLYIGKINPFIGFDAGIKAFTAAVLGGIGSIPGAMLGGIILGLSESFASAYLLTEYKDVVAFSLLVLVLLFRPTGLLGKPEIEKV
- a CDS encoding branched-chain amino acid ABC transporter substrate-binding protein produces the protein MNTFSRNVLSAAVGAVVLVLGGVAQAADTIKIAVAGPITGPVAQYGDMQMMGAQMAVEQINAKGGVNGKQLEAVLMDDVCEPKQAVAVANQIVNDKIKYVVGHLCSGSTQPASKLYEDEGILMITPAATNPDITHQGYKMVFRTIGTDDQQGPTAGKYIAEQIKPTNMAVIHDKQQYGQGIAEEVKKTVEAKGVKVALFEGVSKGQTDFSALCTKMKSANVDFVYYGGYHPELGLILRQCREQGFDAGFMGPEGVGNKDISAIAGPASEGLLVTLPADFSADPANANLVKAFKDKSQDPTGPFVMPSYSAVQIIVDAIKGAKTEDPVKLADYIRKHSFDTPIGKVAFKENGDLKEFQFVIFEWHADATKTPVK